From the genome of Drosophila melanogaster chromosome 2L, one region includes:
- the dock gene encoding dreadlocks, isoform A: MAGNMKHGKSQDDVCYVVAKYDYAAQGAQELDLRKNERYLLLDDSKHWWRVQNSRNQSGYVPSNYVKKEKPSLFDSIKKKVKKGSGSKTLPNCSPSRQVESPTMSRRLPPDPAEAIGTAVVKYNYQAQQPDELSLTKGTRILILEKSNDGWWRGQSGNSVGWFPSNYTTEDCDNDGEIHTYAMAENVLDIVVALYSFTSNNDQELSFEKGDRLEIVDRPASDPDWYKARNNQGQVGLVPRNYLQELNDYLATPYRNASASAGNGNGGGSNGGAGGGGGNDSMERRNEGNKPAAQSSGQPIERPNLAGKSWYYGAITRSQCDTVLNGHGHDGDFLIRDSETNMGDYSVSLKAPGRNKHFRVHVEQNMYCIGQRKFHSLDQLVDHYQRAPIYTNKQGEKLYLVRSLPKANGT; encoded by the exons ATGGCGGGCAACATGAAGCACG GCAAATCTCAGGACGACGTCTGCTACGTGGTAGCCAAGTACGACTATGCGGCGCAGGGTGCCCAGGAGCTGGATCTGCGCAAGAACGAGCGCTACCTGCTGCTGGACGACTCCAAGCACTGGTGGCGCGTCCAGAACAGTCGCAACCAGTCCGGCTACGTGCCAAGCAACTATGTGAAGAAGGAGAAGCCCTCGCTCTTCGACAG CATTAAGAAGAAGGTGAAAAAGGGCTCCGGATCGAAGACACTGCCTAATTGTTCGCCTTCGCGACAGGTCGAGAGTCCAACCATGTCGCGCCGACTTCCCCCAGATCCCGCAGAGGCCATCGGAACGGCTGTGGTCAAGTATAACTATCAGGCCCAGCAGCCCGATGAACTTTCGCTGACCAAGGGCACACGAATCCTCATCCTGGAGAAGTCCAACGATGGATGGTGGCGTGGACAGAGCGGCAATTCCGTCGGCTGGTTCCCCAGCAACTACACAACGGAGGATTGTGATAACGACGGCGAGATCCACACCTACGCAATGGCCGAGAACGTGCTTGATATTGTG GTCGCGCTGTACAGCTTCACGTCAAACAACGACCAGGAGCTCTCGTTCGAGAAGGGCGATCGCTTGGAGATCGTGGATCGGCCCGCCTCCGATCCGGACTGGTACAAAGCTCGCAACAATCAGGGCCAAGTCGGTTTAGTTCCACGCAATTATCTCCAAGAGTTGAACGACTACCTGGCCACGCCCTATCGTAATGCGAGTGCCAGTgcaggaaacggaaatggaggAGGAAGTAATGGCGGCGCAGGTGGTGGCGGAGGAAACGACTCCATGGAGCGGCGCAATGAGGGTAATAAGCCGGCGGCGCAATCTTCCGGCCAGCCAATCGAGCGGCCAAATCTGGCGGGCAAGTCGTGGTATTATGGAGCCATCACCCGCAGCCAGTGCGACACGGTGCTCAACGGCCACGGGCACGATGGCGACTTCCTCATCAGAGACAGTGAGACTAAC ATGGGAGACTATTCGGTTTCGTTAAAGGCCCCAGGGCGCAACAAGCACTTCCGCGTGCACGTGGAGCAGAACATGTACTGCATTGGGCAGAGGAAGTTCCACTCGCTGGACCAACTGGTCGATCACTACCAAAGAGCGCCCATCTACACGAATAAGCAGGGCGAAAAGCTGTATCTGGTGCGATCGCTGCCGAAGGCCAATGGCACGTAA
- the CG3862 gene encoding uncharacterized protein codes for MLKTRGIVLGISRSYTAKAKRGVLAQDKSKIKEYSPKTTDSHEHRVYVWGFQETGALGLQTNVKKAKERYTEMVHHPTRLQFSNNNEITDVAAGYGFTVYAVNRDDGETLFGSGLNTDSQLGFQVKGNPNDPANLDVIIYPTAIKLPRVQGETDEDMRVKSMSAGRAHLVVLTQNGTIFTLGNNSYGQCGRSIIEEERYSKSALIHRISQEDICGKEDEVVQVECGQDHSMFLTKKGRIYTCGWGADGQTGQGNYHTAGQITLIGGDVEKEKIVRLSCSSDCVLALNEAGDAFGWGNSEYGQLDDSELAETQINIPRALKLTKSIGKIKDVAAGGSFCMALNDQGLVYTWGFGILGFGPFVEQTSKPQHLLPPLFGRNDFSNETTVVSIGCGVFHMGAVNSDGDLFMWGKNRFGHLGLGHKKDQFFPFKAAINGKVTKVAYGVDHTIALCKPFF; via the coding sequence ATGCTGAAAACTCGGGGTATTGTGCTTGGCATCAGCAGGTCGTACACCGCCAAGGCGAAGAGGGGTGTGCTGGCGCAGGACAAGTCGAAGATCAAGGAGTACTCACCGAAGACGACGGACAGCCATGAGCACCGAGTTTACGTGTGGGGCTTTCAGGAAACCGGCGCTCTCGGTCTCCAGACCAACGTGAAGAAGGCCAAGGAACGCTACACGGAGATGGTGCACCATCCCACCCGCTTGCAGTTctccaacaacaacgaaatcACGGATGTGGCCGCCGGCTACGGGTTCACGGTCTACGCCGTGAATAGAGATGACGGAGAGACGCTCTTTGGCAGCGGTTTGAACACCGACTCCCAACTGGGTTTCCAGGTGAAGGGAAATCCCAATGATCCGGCCAACCTTGACGTGATCATTTATCCTACAGCCATTAAACTGCCGAGAGTTCAGGGAGAAACAGACGAGGACATGCGTGTGAAGAGCATGTCGGCGGGTAGAGCTCACCTGGTGGTTCTGACCCAAAACGGAACCATTTTCACCCTGGGAAACAATTCGTACGGCCAATGTGGCCGCTCCATCATAGAGGAGGAGCGGTACAGCAAGAGTGCCCTGATCCACAGGATATCGCAGGAAGATATATGCGGCAAGGAGGATGAGGTGGTCCAGGTGGAGTGCGGCCAGGACCACAGCATGTTTCTTACCAAAAAGGGACGCATTTACACATGTGGCTGGGGTGCGGATGGTCAAACAGGTCAGGGAAACTACCACACCGCCGGGCAGATAACCCTGATTGGAGGAGATGTGGAAAAGGAGAAGATTGTGCGGCTCAGCTGCTCCTCGGACTGCGTTTTGGCCCTTAACGAGGCGGGCGATGCCTTTGGCTGGGGCAATTCTGAGTACGGACAGCTAGATGACTCAGAGCTGGCCGAAACCCAAATAAATATCCCTAGAGCTCTCAAACTAACGAAGTCCATCGGGAAAATCAAGGATGTGGCTGCGGGAGGCTCATTTTGCATGGCCCTCAACGACCAGGGTCTGGTGTACACCTGGGGCTTTGGCATCCTCGGCTTCGGACCCTTCGTGGAGCAAACATCCAAGCCGCAGCATCTGTTGCCGCCTTTATTCGGACGAAATGACTTCAGCAACGAAACCACAGTGGTTTCCATCGGATGCGGAGTGTTTCACATGGGCGCCGTCAACTCGGACGGAGATCTCTTCATGTGGGGCAAGAACAGGTTCGGGCATCTGGGGCTGGGACACAAGAAGGACCAGTTCTTTCCCTTTAAGGCGGCCATCAACGGAAAGGTCACCAAAGTGGCCTACGGAGTGGATCACACCATTGCCTTGTGCAAGCCGTTCTTCTAG
- the dock gene encoding dreadlocks, isoform B encodes MLEHPQRFVRNIPDSSASSQQYPQQQQHPPQLPQHQNLNLNQNQNLNQNQIYQYRPQVPVPVPGSPAHHQRHSSLSQQQQLHHHRTLSTASSCSAQHKSVTFGQPALDCGGNGSGSANGSGSGNSSSGSAAGNAGTQSMAGNMKHGKSQDDVCYVVAKYDYAAQGAQELDLRKNERYLLLDDSKHWWRVQNSRNQSGYVPSNYVKKEKPSLFDSIKKKVKKGSGSKTLPNCSPSRQVESPTMSRRLPPDPAEAIGTAVVKYNYQAQQPDELSLTKGTRILILEKSNDGWWRGQSGNSVGWFPSNYTTEDCDNDGEIHTYAMAENVLDIVVALYSFTSNNDQELSFEKGDRLEIVDRPASDPDWYKARNNQGQVGLVPRNYLQELNDYLATPYRNASASAGNGNGGGSNGGAGGGGGNDSMERRNEGNKPAAQSSGQPIERPNLAGKSWYYGAITRSQCDTVLNGHGHDGDFLIRDSETNMGDYSVSLKAPGRNKHFRVHVEQNMYCIGQRKFHSLDQLVDHYQRAPIYTNKQGEKLYLVRSLPKANGT; translated from the exons ATGTTGGAACACCCCCAGCGGTTTGTGCGCAACATCCCCGACTCCTCAGCCAGTTCGCAGCAGtatccgcagcagcagcagcatccgccACAGCTGCCGCAGCACCAGAATCTGAATCTCAACCAGAATCAGAACCTGAACCAGAATCAGATCTACCAGTACCGTCCCCAGGTGCCCGTGCCCGTTCCCGGCTCACCTGCCCATCACCAGCGGCACTCTTCGCTctcccagcaacagcagttgcaCCACCACCGCACCCtgtccaccgcctcctcctgCAGCGCCCAGCACAAAAGTGTGACCTTCGGCCAGCCAGCGCTCGACTGCGGCGGCAACGGCAGCGGAAGCGCCAACGGAAGCGGTAGCGGCAACTCCTCCAGTGGCAGTGCCGCCGGCAACGCTGGAACCCAATCAATGGCGGGCAACATGAAGCACG GCAAATCTCAGGACGACGTCTGCTACGTGGTAGCCAAGTACGACTATGCGGCGCAGGGTGCCCAGGAGCTGGATCTGCGCAAGAACGAGCGCTACCTGCTGCTGGACGACTCCAAGCACTGGTGGCGCGTCCAGAACAGTCGCAACCAGTCCGGCTACGTGCCAAGCAACTATGTGAAGAAGGAGAAGCCCTCGCTCTTCGACAG CATTAAGAAGAAGGTGAAAAAGGGCTCCGGATCGAAGACACTGCCTAATTGTTCGCCTTCGCGACAGGTCGAGAGTCCAACCATGTCGCGCCGACTTCCCCCAGATCCCGCAGAGGCCATCGGAACGGCTGTGGTCAAGTATAACTATCAGGCCCAGCAGCCCGATGAACTTTCGCTGACCAAGGGCACACGAATCCTCATCCTGGAGAAGTCCAACGATGGATGGTGGCGTGGACAGAGCGGCAATTCCGTCGGCTGGTTCCCCAGCAACTACACAACGGAGGATTGTGATAACGACGGCGAGATCCACACCTACGCAATGGCCGAGAACGTGCTTGATATTGTG GTCGCGCTGTACAGCTTCACGTCAAACAACGACCAGGAGCTCTCGTTCGAGAAGGGCGATCGCTTGGAGATCGTGGATCGGCCCGCCTCCGATCCGGACTGGTACAAAGCTCGCAACAATCAGGGCCAAGTCGGTTTAGTTCCACGCAATTATCTCCAAGAGTTGAACGACTACCTGGCCACGCCCTATCGTAATGCGAGTGCCAGTgcaggaaacggaaatggaggAGGAAGTAATGGCGGCGCAGGTGGTGGCGGAGGAAACGACTCCATGGAGCGGCGCAATGAGGGTAATAAGCCGGCGGCGCAATCTTCCGGCCAGCCAATCGAGCGGCCAAATCTGGCGGGCAAGTCGTGGTATTATGGAGCCATCACCCGCAGCCAGTGCGACACGGTGCTCAACGGCCACGGGCACGATGGCGACTTCCTCATCAGAGACAGTGAGACTAAC ATGGGAGACTATTCGGTTTCGTTAAAGGCCCCAGGGCGCAACAAGCACTTCCGCGTGCACGTGGAGCAGAACATGTACTGCATTGGGCAGAGGAAGTTCCACTCGCTGGACCAACTGGTCGATCACTACCAAAGAGCGCCCATCTACACGAATAAGCAGGGCGAAAAGCTGTATCTGGTGCGATCGCTGCCGAAGGCCAATGGCACGTAA